The Alnus glutinosa chromosome 7, dhAlnGlut1.1, whole genome shotgun sequence genome includes a region encoding these proteins:
- the LOC133873158 gene encoding peroxidase 21, translating to MATTNTKHHSSPSFIFLLFLPLVLLQFNLGKGDDLQLNYYSQSCPNAEEIIKQEVTKLYDKHGNTAVSWIRNLFHDCMVKSCDASLLLETVKGIESEQASPRSFGMRNFKYVNTIKAAVEKECPMTVSCADIVSLSARDGIVMLGGPSMEMKTGRRDSKESYATVVEDYLPDHNDSLSLALYRFQSIGIDVEGTVALLGAHSVGRVHCINLVDRLYPTVDPTLDPKYADYLKGRCPTPDPNPTAVLYARNDRETPMILDNMYYKNLLGHKGLLTVDQQLASDPTTSSYVENFAADNGYFHDQFARAVLLLSENNPLTGEQGEIRKDCRYVNSA from the exons ATGGCCACCACCAACACCAAGCATCATTCTAGCCCATCCTTCATATTTCTTCTGTTCTTACCGCTAGTACTTCTCCAGTTCAATCTTG GAAAAGGCGATGATCTCCAGCTAAATTACTACTCTCAGAGTTGCCCGAACGCAGAAGAGATCATCAAACAAGAAGTCACCAAGCTGTACGACAAACATGGAAACACGGCCGTTTCATGGATTAGAAATCTCTTCCATGATTGCATGGTTAAG TCATGCGATGCGTCTCTGTTGTTGGAGACGGTGAAAGGTATTGAATCAGAGCAGGCATCTCCGAGAAGCTTTGGGATGAGGAATTTCAAGTACGTTAATACAATCAAAGCTGCAGTTGAGAAGGAATGCCCCATGACAGTCTCTTGTGCTGATATTGTCTCTCTTTCCGCAAGAGATGGCATTGTCATG TTGGGAGGCCCGAGCATGGAAATGAAAACCGGGAGGAGGGATAGCAAGGAGAGTTATGCGACGGTGGTTGAAGACTACCTCCCTGATCACAACGACAGCCTTTCACTCGCGCTTTACCGCTTTCAATCCATTGGAATCGATGTTGAGGGAACGGTTGCTCTTTTAG GAGCTCACTCAGTGGGTCGAGTACACTGCATTAATCTCGTAGACAGACTGTACCCCACGGTGGACCCAACTTTGGATCCGAAGTACGCCGACTACTTAAAAGGCCGATGCCCAACTCCAGATCCTAATCCAACGGCAGTGCTTTACGCAAGAAACGACCGTGAAACACCCATGATACTTGATAACATGTACTACAAGAACCTGTTAGGACACAAGGGCCTCCTCACGGTGGATCAACAGCTGGCTTCCGACCCAACAACGTCTTCTTACGTAGAAAACTTTGCCGCTGATAATGGCTACTTCCACGACCAGTTCGCCAGGGCTGTGCTCTTGCTGTCGGAGAATAACCCGCTTACCGGAGAACAAGGAGAAATAAGGAAGGATTGCCGCTACGTGAATAGTGCGTAG